The following coding sequences lie in one Pseudalkalibacillus hwajinpoensis genomic window:
- a CDS encoding copper amine oxidase, with translation MKKAFKKLMVPALGLTLLFPTVAGAAAAEPTAKTPASDLRSTLDQLLSEHFVLAVSSMTKSYDGTEDAEEVTEALDQNAADMTPAIASVYGDEAAAQFEDIFRGHNDYSADFVKAATEDDAELRKEAEAEVDEFVEEFSTFLDTATEGNLPKEAAADVLEVHEDQVLTTFDEYTEGNYEEAYTTFREGHKHMFAISKALSSAIVTQMPDKFENTKADTPAADLRSTLNSLASEHFALSSLGLEKGYDQSEDYDFVNWAEDRNTADFKAAIGSIYGDEGAAQFEKIWQEDHIAAQADLVVASLSEDEEAMEMAKERMMTTFPKNFGAFLGTATEENLPTDAATEALMAHEKQVIGSFEAYMSGDYEGSIEQFREGYAFMFGVGESLGGAIVKQMPDKFAGEAMPGDMPKTGMGGASEQSSDLTALWITLGSLAAAGSAFAIRKKVVNQ, from the coding sequence ATGAAAAAAGCATTCAAGAAATTAATGGTTCCTGCATTAGGCCTAACCTTATTATTCCCAACAGTTGCTGGGGCAGCGGCAGCTGAGCCAACAGCCAAAACGCCTGCTTCAGATCTACGCTCAACACTTGACCAGCTCTTATCTGAACATTTTGTACTAGCTGTTTCATCCATGACGAAATCATATGACGGTACAGAGGATGCAGAAGAAGTAACTGAAGCCCTGGATCAGAACGCAGCTGATATGACACCAGCGATTGCATCTGTCTATGGCGATGAAGCCGCTGCACAATTTGAAGATATCTTTCGAGGTCACAATGATTACTCCGCTGATTTCGTAAAAGCAGCAACCGAAGATGATGCAGAACTTCGTAAAGAAGCTGAAGCTGAAGTAGACGAATTTGTTGAAGAATTCTCCACGTTCCTTGATACAGCTACAGAAGGTAATCTTCCTAAGGAAGCCGCTGCAGATGTTCTAGAAGTTCACGAAGATCAAGTCCTAACAACTTTTGATGAGTATACAGAAGGAAATTACGAAGAAGCTTACACGACATTCCGTGAAGGGCATAAGCATATGTTTGCGATCAGCAAAGCACTATCTAGTGCAATTGTAACGCAGATGCCTGATAAATTTGAAAATACAAAAGCTGATACTCCTGCTGCAGACTTACGCTCAACTCTAAACAGCCTTGCATCTGAGCACTTTGCTCTTTCTTCCCTTGGTCTTGAAAAAGGCTATGACCAATCAGAAGACTATGACTTTGTTAACTGGGCTGAGGACAGAAACACAGCTGACTTTAAAGCGGCTATCGGTTCGATCTACGGAGATGAAGGGGCTGCTCAGTTTGAAAAGATCTGGCAAGAAGATCATATTGCTGCACAAGCTGACCTTGTAGTCGCATCTCTATCTGAGGACGAGGAAGCTATGGAAATGGCGAAAGAACGTATGATGACAACATTCCCTAAGAACTTTGGAGCTTTTCTAGGAACAGCAACAGAAGAAAACCTTCCAACCGACGCTGCTACTGAAGCTCTTATGGCTCATGAAAAACAAGTAATTGGATCATTTGAAGCTTACATGTCTGGTGATTACGAAGGTTCAATTGAACAATTCCGTGAAGGCTATGCATTCATGTTTGGTGTAGGCGAATCTCTTGGAGGCGCTATAGTTAAGCAAATGCCAGACAAATTTGCAGGAGAAGCAATGCCTGGTGATATGCCAAAAACAGGTATGGGTGGTGCGAGTGAGCAGTCATCTGACCTAACAGCACTTTGGATTACTCTTGGTTCTCTAGCAGCTGCTGGTTCAGCATTTGCCATTCGCAAAAAAGTCGTTAACCAATAA